A window of Chloroflexota bacterium contains these coding sequences:
- a CDS encoding dihydropteroate synthase, with translation MLIIGENIHIISPKVRAAFETQDSKFIQDLALRQVKHGADMLDLNIGPQRKRGVEVMEWIVDAVQEVTDVPLSLDTTNAAAIEAGLKRVKRQAMINSTSADPERLENIMPLAAKYNAKIVALTMGKSGIPTTAEARVELAMEVLIPKAMELGIPMSNLYLDPLVLTVNGTQEHAPHTLNAVRFFKQLADPPPMTVVGLSNISNSVPTENRSLINRTFLVMLMAAGLDAAIADPLDEELNRYMRIVEQRDTSTGLGDLLVTLYDKTAAMEELEPTDVDMSDPEQVAIWKTVQILYNKVIYAHSYLRM, from the coding sequence ATGCTCATTATCGGCGAGAATATTCACATTATCTCACCCAAGGTCAGGGCCGCCTTTGAAACGCAGGACAGCAAGTTCATCCAGGATCTAGCCCTACGCCAGGTCAAACACGGAGCGGATATGCTGGATTTGAACATTGGGCCACAGCGAAAGCGCGGTGTAGAAGTAATGGAATGGATTGTGGATGCCGTGCAAGAGGTTACGGATGTGCCACTTTCGCTGGATACCACGAATGCAGCGGCTATCGAGGCAGGTCTGAAAAGGGTCAAACGTCAGGCGATGATCAATTCCACCTCCGCCGATCCAGAGCGGTTAGAGAACATCATGCCGCTGGCTGCCAAGTACAACGCCAAAATCGTCGCCCTGACCATGGGGAAATCGGGCATTCCTACGACCGCTGAAGCACGCGTAGAGCTGGCGATGGAGGTGCTGATTCCCAAAGCTATGGAGCTGGGTATCCCCATGTCCAATCTGTACCTCGATCCACTGGTACTCACAGTGAACGGGACACAGGAGCATGCACCACATACACTGAATGCCGTGCGCTTCTTCAAGCAGCTCGCTGATCCACCGCCCATGACCGTAGTTGGCTTATCCAATATTTCCAACAGCGTTCCCACCGAAAATCGCAGCCTGATCAACCGCACCTTCCTGGTGATGTTGATGGCTGCCGGCTTGGATGCAGCGATTGCTGATCCGCTGGATGAAGAACTGAACCGATACATGCGCATTGTCGAGCAGCGCGATACAAGCACAGGCCTAGGTGATTTGCTCGTGACGCTTTACGACAAGACGGCGGCAATGGAAGAGCTAGAACCTACGGATGTGGACATGAGCGATCCAGAACAGGTAGCTATCTGGAAAACGGTGCAAATCTTGTACAACAAGGTCATCTACGCACATTCATACCTGCGTATGTAA